A single window of Pseudarthrobacter psychrotolerans DNA harbors:
- a CDS encoding iron chelate uptake ABC transporter family permease subunit — protein MTESTTSAPAEQRELADNALKAAKTGHYLPVRGEVRKGGKARTRQAAWLLAAVVVLSLLAAASLAIGARGLSLATVWQALTQFDPANGDHAVVHARIPRTVLGILVGGALGLAGAAMQGVARNPLADPGIMGVNAGAALAVVAGIYLFGVTSLSGYIWFAFIGAGAAAVVVYLVASMGREGATPVKLALAGAALSAGLYSLMSVILVSSQDTLDRFRFWQVGGISGRDWAVVLPGLPFLAVGALIILGTGRILNSLALGDDIARGLGQRVGLTRGVTALGIVLLCGSATALAGPIGFVGLIIPHAVRFLTGPDYRWILPFSLVLAPALLLGADIIGRIVLLPGEVPAGIMTALVGAPVFVWLIRRGKGAGL, from the coding sequence ATGACGGAAAGTACGACGTCGGCACCCGCCGAGCAGCGCGAACTGGCAGATAATGCCCTTAAAGCCGCAAAAACAGGGCATTATCTGCCAGTTCGCGGTGAAGTTCGAAAAGGCGGGAAGGCCAGAACCAGGCAGGCTGCCTGGCTGCTGGCCGCCGTCGTCGTACTTTCTTTGTTGGCCGCAGCTTCCCTGGCCATCGGCGCCCGGGGCCTTTCCCTGGCCACCGTGTGGCAGGCGCTCACCCAGTTCGACCCCGCCAACGGGGACCACGCCGTGGTCCACGCGCGCATCCCCCGCACCGTCCTCGGAATCCTCGTTGGCGGAGCCCTGGGCCTGGCCGGCGCCGCAATGCAGGGCGTTGCCCGCAACCCGCTGGCAGATCCGGGCATCATGGGAGTTAATGCCGGAGCCGCGCTGGCCGTGGTCGCCGGCATCTACCTTTTCGGCGTCACCTCCCTGAGCGGCTACATCTGGTTCGCGTTCATCGGCGCCGGAGCCGCCGCCGTCGTGGTTTACCTCGTCGCGTCCATGGGCAGGGAAGGTGCGACGCCGGTCAAGCTCGCCCTCGCCGGCGCCGCGCTCAGCGCCGGGCTCTATTCCCTGATGAGCGTCATCCTCGTCTCCAGCCAGGACACCCTGGACCGCTTCCGTTTCTGGCAGGTGGGCGGAATCTCCGGCCGCGACTGGGCAGTAGTGCTCCCGGGCCTCCCGTTCCTGGCCGTCGGGGCCCTTATTATTCTTGGCACCGGCCGCATCCTCAACAGCCTCGCGCTGGGTGATGACATCGCCCGCGGCCTCGGCCAGCGTGTGGGCCTGACCCGCGGCGTGACAGCTTTGGGCATCGTGCTCCTGTGCGGCTCCGCGACGGCGTTGGCGGGGCCCATCGGATTTGTTGGCCTGATCATTCCGCACGCGGTCCGCTTCCTCACCGGCCCCGACTACCGCTGGATACTGCCGTTCTCCCTGGTCCTCGCTCCGGCACTGTTGCTGGGCGCGGACATTATCGGCCGCATTGTGCTGCTTCCCGGCGAGGTTCCGGCCGGGATCATGACGGCACTCGTTGGTGCGCCGGTCTTCGTCTGGCTCATCCGCCGCGGAAAGGGGGCCGGACTGTGA
- a CDS encoding iron chelate uptake ABC transporter family permease subunit, whose product MFAVYVLLGSYTVTVPDFFKILIGRLIGGEKIPGASFIVMENKLPRAVIGVMIGAAFGLSGGLFQTMLRNPLASPDVIGISYGASAAAVTAIVIFGATGPAVSGAALGGALGIAALIYAISRGPSLSSGGGNRGNAAGNRLILAGVGIAAALHAVVNFMMTRADIRTAADALVWLNGSLNSANWDRAGMLSLALLVLVPAVIALAGPLRILELGDDAAAGLGIRVGFTRLAVVVTAVALAAVATAAAGPVSFVAFLAGPIARRFTRKASLPASALVGALIVLTADYVAANLAPLLLDGTVLPVGVITGALGAPFLLWLLVTANRKDA is encoded by the coding sequence ATGTTCGCCGTGTACGTGCTGCTGGGCAGCTACACCGTGACTGTCCCGGACTTTTTCAAGATCCTCATCGGGCGCCTGATCGGCGGCGAGAAAATCCCCGGCGCAAGCTTCATCGTCATGGAGAACAAGCTGCCCCGGGCCGTCATCGGCGTGATGATAGGCGCCGCGTTCGGCCTCTCCGGCGGCCTGTTCCAGACCATGCTCCGCAACCCGCTGGCCAGCCCGGATGTGATCGGCATCAGCTACGGAGCGAGCGCGGCCGCGGTCACTGCAATCGTGATCTTCGGCGCCACCGGCCCGGCCGTGTCCGGAGCGGCGCTTGGCGGCGCGCTGGGCATCGCAGCCCTGATCTACGCCATCTCCCGCGGACCGTCACTGAGCTCAGGCGGCGGCAATCGAGGGAATGCCGCGGGCAACCGGCTGATTCTGGCCGGTGTGGGCATCGCCGCCGCCCTGCATGCGGTGGTCAACTTCATGATGACCCGCGCGGACATCCGCACGGCAGCCGACGCACTCGTCTGGCTCAACGGCTCCCTCAACTCCGCCAACTGGGACCGGGCGGGCATGCTTTCACTGGCGCTGCTGGTCCTGGTCCCCGCCGTCATCGCCCTAGCCGGGCCGCTGCGCATCCTGGAACTCGGCGACGACGCCGCGGCCGGGCTGGGCATCCGCGTCGGGTTCACCCGCCTCGCCGTGGTGGTCACCGCCGTCGCACTCGCCGCGGTGGCGACGGCGGCTGCCGGGCCGGTCTCGTTCGTCGCCTTCCTGGCTGGGCCCATCGCCCGGCGCTTCACCCGTAAAGCCAGCCTCCCGGCGTCGGCCCTGGTGGGTGCGCTGATTGTCCTCACCGCCGACTACGTCGCGGCCAACCTCGCCCCCTTGCTGCTGGACGGCACCGTGCTGCCCGTCGGCGTTATCACCGGCGCGCTCGGTGCCCCGTTCCTGCTGTGGCTTCTGGTCACGGCCAACCGAAAGGATGCCTGA
- a CDS encoding ABC transporter ATP-binding protein, whose amino-acid sequence MAVLSAQDLTLKYDQRCVVDGLTADIPEGKVTMIVGANACGKSTLLRGLSRLLKPAAGVVTLDGKDIHARPARELARTLGLLPQHPTAPDGIAVRDLVGRGRYPHQGFFRSWSTGDLSHHDLAVQRALEATETLELAERNVDELSGGQRQRVWIAMALAQETDVLLLDEPTTYLDLAHQVEVLDLVTDLNRKRGTTVAIVLHDLNLAARYADHVIAMKGGEIVALGDPITVVTEKMVRDVFGLESRVIPDPVSGTPLIIPIGRHHSTATELELVS is encoded by the coding sequence ATGGCCGTTCTTAGCGCCCAGGACCTCACCCTCAAATACGACCAGCGCTGTGTGGTGGACGGCCTCACGGCGGATATCCCCGAGGGCAAAGTGACCATGATTGTGGGCGCCAACGCCTGCGGTAAATCCACGCTCCTCCGCGGCCTGTCCCGCCTCCTCAAACCGGCAGCCGGTGTAGTCACGCTGGACGGCAAGGACATCCACGCCCGCCCGGCCCGTGAACTGGCGCGCACCCTGGGCCTCCTCCCGCAGCACCCCACCGCGCCGGACGGCATCGCCGTCCGCGACCTCGTGGGCCGCGGGCGGTATCCGCACCAGGGCTTCTTCCGCAGCTGGAGCACGGGTGACTTGTCGCACCATGATCTCGCCGTGCAGCGCGCGCTCGAAGCGACGGAAACGCTGGAACTCGCTGAGCGGAACGTCGATGAACTCTCCGGCGGACAGCGCCAGCGCGTTTGGATCGCCATGGCCCTGGCCCAGGAAACCGACGTGCTCCTGCTGGACGAACCCACCACTTACCTGGACCTGGCGCACCAGGTGGAGGTCCTGGACCTGGTCACGGACCTGAACCGCAAGCGCGGCACCACCGTGGCCATCGTCTTGCACGACCTGAACCTCGCGGCACGCTACGCGGACCATGTCATCGCCATGAAGGGCGGTGAGATCGTGGCCCTGGGTGACCCTATAACCGTTGTCACCGAAAAGATGGTCCGTGATGTCTTCGGCTTAGAGTCCCGGGTGATTCCCGATCCCGTCTCGGGCACGCCCCTGATTATCCCCATCGGCCGCCACCACAGCACCGCAACCGAACTGGAGCTTGTTTCATGA
- a CDS encoding siderophore-interacting protein — protein sequence MKTRDIAATEPMTLAFEVTVSSVQALSPNFRRITFGGYSLRDFGVNGDTLDLRIKLMIPSLAADGTQLPLPVFEMEQAGWYREWLAMDPAVRGSMRTYTVRQSRLDAVYPEIDVDFVMHFDADGRGGPAANWALNAKPGDAITIIGPNNRAAQCYTAEIYGGIEWRPGMAQRILLAGDETAIPAISAILESLPSYMTGHAFLEVPEAGDFLGLKTDADIGITWLARGAAIGRSLPHGELLQQAVRAAVPVPGWVGIKASDAGAGPEPEDVNVDVDILWETPARMETAAIEATKNPAMPAGAMPFYAWIAGEAAVIKDMRRYLVRDVGIDRKQVAFMGYWRQGKAEL from the coding sequence ATGAAGACCCGCGACATCGCCGCCACCGAGCCCATGACCCTGGCTTTCGAGGTGACCGTTTCCTCGGTGCAGGCGCTGAGCCCCAACTTCCGCCGGATCACCTTCGGCGGGTACTCGCTGCGGGACTTCGGCGTTAACGGCGACACCCTTGACCTGAGGATCAAACTGATGATCCCTTCCCTGGCAGCGGACGGCACGCAACTGCCTCTGCCGGTTTTCGAAATGGAGCAGGCCGGCTGGTACCGGGAATGGCTTGCCATGGACCCCGCCGTACGCGGCTCCATGCGCACGTACACGGTCCGCCAGTCCCGGCTTGATGCCGTTTACCCGGAAATTGACGTTGACTTCGTGATGCATTTCGACGCCGACGGCCGCGGCGGTCCGGCCGCGAACTGGGCCCTGAACGCCAAGCCGGGCGATGCGATCACCATCATCGGCCCCAACAACCGTGCCGCCCAGTGCTACACCGCCGAGATCTACGGCGGCATCGAGTGGCGGCCCGGAATGGCCCAGCGGATCCTGCTCGCCGGCGACGAAACCGCCATTCCCGCCATCTCCGCCATCCTCGAAAGCCTGCCGTCCTACATGACCGGCCACGCCTTCCTCGAAGTACCGGAGGCAGGCGACTTCCTCGGCCTCAAGACGGACGCCGACATCGGCATCACCTGGCTGGCCCGCGGTGCCGCCATCGGCCGCTCACTCCCGCACGGCGAGTTGCTGCAGCAGGCTGTGCGCGCGGCGGTGCCCGTTCCCGGCTGGGTGGGCATCAAGGCGTCCGACGCCGGCGCGGGCCCGGAGCCCGAAGACGTCAACGTGGACGTGGACATCCTCTGGGAGACTCCTGCGCGGATGGAGACAGCCGCGATCGAGGCCACCAAGAACCCTGCCATGCCGGCCGGCGCCATGCCGTTCTACGCCTGGATCGCCGGCGAGGCCGCCGTTATCAAGGACATGCGACGTTACCTCGTGCGCGACGTCGGGATCGACCGCAAGCAGGTCGCGTTTATGGGGTACTGGCGCCAGGGCAAGGCCGAGCTCTAA